A window of Chloroflexota bacterium genomic DNA:
CCAGACAGGGGCAAGCCTGGATCGGGTGGCAGACCTGGCAAGGAAGGCTGTGCTCAGGTCGCATGTGCGTATGTGCTTCGATACCTTGGAGTATCTGCGTAAGGGGGGCCGCATTGGCAGAGCGCAGGCCCTATTGGGGTCGGTCCTGAGAGTGAATCCCATTGTTGGTGTCAAGGATGGCGAGGTGCATCCCTTTGGCAGAGAGCGAAGTCGTGCCAAGGCAATTGATCGGTTGTTCGATTTTGTCAGAAGCCTCCCTAGCGTGAGAGAATTGGCTGTGGAGCATGCTACTACGCCTGACGAAGCTGAAGTGTTAGCCGACCGCCTCGGTGTCCTATTCCCCAGAGAGCGTATCTATATTTCTACGGTGGCTCCAGCGGTGGGAGTGCACGTCGGTCCTAGAGTTATCGCAGTCTCTGCACTAGAGGGTTGATGAAAGCGAGAACAGTCATTGATAACACCTCACTACTCCCATCTCACGTAGCACAGGCTCTGCAGGTCACAATAGCACCCCCTGATGCTCACCGCATTGATTGTACCCGGTAGAATGACATGGAGATAAGAGAGAAATGAAGCCAGAAAACATGCTCAAGTATAGAATCATTCACCTTCTGCGACAGGCTGCCATGGAGGCGCAGCACAGAGGTTGGTTACCTCAGGTTGATCTGCCTGAGATTGCAGTGGAACATCCCCCCAGTGCAACCCACGCCGATTATGCTTGCAGTCTCCCACTGAAACTGGGCCGAAGTGCTGGACTCAATCCCCTGGACATCGCGGATAAGGTGGTCAAGGTAATCACCCCTATTCCAGAGGTTCAGAAGATCGAGGTAGCACCGCCGGGGTTTATCAACTTCACGCTGAGAAACGATTGGCTGGCACAGCAGGTGGAGACTATTCTCACCAGTGGTGAAGATTGGGGCAATATCGATCTGAGTGATGGACTGAAAGTACAACTGGAATTCGTCAGTGTTAACCCTACTGGC
This region includes:
- a CDS encoding DegV family protein; the encoded protein is MVIRVVTDSVADIPPKLAEELAITIVPFYVRFDDEVYRDGVDLSTEEFYRKLTSNRRLPVSSTPSPGEIAEVYDRLAEETDEILSIHVSSKLTATYEVALQAQEQMKRRGKCRIELIDSQSGAMGEGLVVITAAREAQTGASLDRVADLARKAVLRSHVRMCFDTLEYLRKGGRIGRAQALLGSVLRVNPIVGVKDGEVHPFGRERSRAKAIDRLFDFVRSLPSVRELAVEHATTPDEAEVLADRLGVLFPRERIYISTVAPAVGVHVGPRVIAVSALEG